AACATGACACGGGCCGACTGAATCAAGATCAAACTGACGCCCCACGTCGCCAACATCGTTTCCAGGGGCCGACCATACAAGAAACGAATCACGGACATCTCCAAGAGCAAACCGACCAGAGCGGCCGCGAGAAACGAGCAGGGCAACGCCGCCCAAAAATACCAGTCGAACACCTCGGTGGGCAAATACGCTTTGAAGAGTTCCTGGGTGACGAACGTCGCATAGGCCCCGATCATCATCAACTCGCCATGGGCCATGTTGATGACGCCCATGAGGCCAAAGACGATCGCCAAGCCCAACGCCATCATTAGGAGGATGGAACTGAGGCTCAACCCGTGAAAAAGCGTTTCGAACACTCCAGCCCACACGCCCCACCGTTCGGTTTGCTCGATGGCCTGGTGGGCCGTGGCCAATACGTCCGGGCTCGGCTGGCCGCTCCCTGCGCCTGTGGTCTCTGATTCGTCGGCATTCGCCTCTTCGACCAGCTCCTTCAAACGCGGCAGTCCATTGGGGCTGGCCAGATCGCCCAGCGTACGCACGGCCTCCACTTGTTGCTGGGTGGTACCATGTGCCAGACGAATCAGCGCGAGTGATTCTCGTAGCGCGTAGCGGACCCATCGATGCGACTCCGAGACCAGCTGGCTCTCGAGCCACGGTACCGCGAGTGGGCTTCCCACCGAACCCAGATCCGTGGCCGCTGCACGCCGCACTTCTGGGTCGTCGTCGCCAAGCTTCGCGCGATTTTTCAGCAAGTCCAAAACGGGCTTGAGCGCCCGGCGCGTCGACCGGTCCGCCTCCTCGCGCAATGCCTCCAACTGTGACAGCAAGTTTGGATCGGAAGATTCGACCAACTCGGCGGTCGCCGCCTCTTGCTCGGCGGGATCCTCCGCCGTCAACCGAGCAATCGTATGCTCGAGACCGGCGACGGGAGTCACCCCACCGCCGGTCTCGGCCCAACTCCCCGCCGGCCATGCCAACCAGAGCCACGCTAGGGCGATCCCGGCCAACACCCGCACCACGGCTCTAGTCGGTTGCCTCATTGAATCGCTTCGTCGCCCTACTTCTTTTTGTAGGTACCCTGATGCGCAACCCAATCGCATCCCTTGTCTGGATTGGTATACTCACTCCAGGGCTCCGGTTTGACGAGTCCCTTCGAGCGCCAGATCGTCTTGAACTGGCCATCCTTGCGGATCTCTCCAATCAACACCGGTTTGTGGGTGTGATGATTCGCCGAATCCATCATGATCTCGCCGCCTGGGGCCAAGAACTTGCTGCCATAGACCGCCTTGCGCACCTTGTCCACCGCGGTCGAGCCAGCCTTCTCCACGGCTTGTTTCCACACATGCACCCCGAAGTAGGCGGCTTCGATCGGATCGTCCGTGACGCGATTGCCACCATCCGGCAGCTTGTTCTTTTCGCAATACGCCTTGAAGTTTGACACGAATTTTTTATTCTGCGGTGTATCGACGCTCTGGAAATAGTTCCATGCCGCGAGGTGCCCCACCAACGGAGTCGTATCCATCCCACGCAACTCGTCTTCGGCGACGCTGAACGCCATGATCGGCGCATCCTCAGACCGAAGTCCTTGATTGGCGAATTCCTTGTAGAACGGAACATTGCTGTCTCCATTGATGGTGCTGATGACGCAGGCGCCGCCTCCGGCGGAAAATTTCTTAATCTTTCCGACGATCGTTTGATAGTCCTGGTGATGAAAGGGCGTATACTCCTCCATGATATTGGCGGCTGCCACCTTCTTCGCCAACAACATGGCGCGAAGAATCTTGTTCGTCGTGCGTGGATACACGTAGTCAGTGCCCAACAGATAGAACTTCTTGTACTCGCCACCCTCCTTGCTCATGAGATACTCGACTGCCGGCACGGCCTGTTGATTGACCGCCGCCCCCGTATAGAAGACGTTGTGCGAGCATTCTTCGCCCTCGTATTGGACGGGGTAGAACAGCAAGCCGTTGTTCTTTTCGAATACGGGAAGCACTGATTTCCGGCTGACGGACGTCCAACACCCGAATACGACCGCCACCTTGTCCTGCAGGAGCAGACCCTTCGCCTTCTCCGCAAACAGATCCCAGTTCGACGCGGGATCCACCACCACCGGTTCGATCGGTCGTCCCATGACCCCGCCCTTGGCGTTGATCTCTTCGACAGCCATCATGACCACATCCCGCAGGGATACCTCGCTGATCGCCATCGTGCCGCTCAGCGAATGCAAGATACCGATCTTGATCGGTTCCTTCCCCGCTGCATATGACAATGCCCAATGTCCGAGGTTCCCCAGGAGCGCAGCCACACCGATCCCGGCCGCCGTTCGCCCCCCCTTGGACAAAAGTTCCCGACGGGAGAGGTTTTCAGGCCCGGCCTCGTCCGCAAGAGGCTTCTGTGTGTCGGTCGTCGTTTCGTTAATAGGTTTCATCGTTCGACTCCTTTTGCTTCTCGGCTTAGAAGTTGTACCACCAGGACAGCATGAAGTTGTCGCCTTGATTCTGGTCTCCAGTTGTCCAGTGCGTCATGAGGTGATTCCACTCCAGTCCGGTATAGAAGTCTCCCCACAGATGTCGGACCGCTGTCAGATAGAACCGGTGGTTCAGCAGATATTGGGTATCGGGCCCGGCGGTGGTCCCGGCAAGGTCGGAGTTAAACGGATTGTCGAACCCGTACCCACCGACGAAGGTATACTTATGAGAGTGGGCATAGTTTAATTCCGCCCATCCCACCATCGTCCGAATCACCTTACCGGTGCCAAGGTTCCGTTCCTGCCCGTAACGAAACCATTCCACGCCTAATCCCTGCCCGTAGGCAATTTCACCCGTGAACTTCAGGCGGCTCGTAATGGGCACGACTAACTCGCCGCCGACCACGAATGATTGGATATCCTGTCCAGACGGAATCCCACCGGTTGCCGCGGTGGGAGCGGATCGGTAGTACCGATAGGCCGCATTGGCGGCGATCATGAAACCCTGCTGTTTCCCGGTGCCGGTGTAGGCCCAGCGCGTTCCCACATACGGCATTTGCACAGGATCGTTGAAGGCGTTCTCCGAACAGGCAAACGCCCCGGTTGGATTCGTACAGCTCACCGGAGGCGATCCGCCGACGGCGCTTCCCGTGAAGGGCCGCCGCTGTGTCTGCGGCTGGATGGCAGAAAGACCGCGCTCAAACCGCATAACCGTCAACAAACCATCCACATGGTCGCTGAATCGATGTTTTAACGTGATTTGCGGCAAGCGCTGCCAGAGATTGCCGTTGTACCCCATGATCGAGAAATCGATGAGATTGGGGTGCAATCCCATGATCGGCGTCCAATCTTGCCCGACCGTCAACGTGGATCGCCCATTGTTGGGCGAGTACTTGACGTTGGCCAAACGCAAGCGCGGGAGAATGTTGCCTGCATTGTCCGTTTGCCCGTAAAAATCTGTCTCAACCACACCGGACAGCGAATGTTTGCCATCCGTTCGATCAGCGCGCAATCCGAATACGCTGTATCGCGGATTGAGCGTGCTGCTGCTGTTCGAACTCGTTCCGGCCGCCGTGGCATACCCGTTGAACTGCCCCGGGTCCAGTGGGTTATTATTTCTCGTACTGTAAATGGCGTCCAATTCGACCCGCCCGTAGGGACTGATGCTGCCTTTTCCGTCCGTGGGAAACGCCGGTGCAATGCATCCTGCGCAAAGAATCGGGGGCGGCGTCTCTTCTTCGCGGATGAGACGTCCCGCTCCTGCCGCCTCTTCCGCACTCTGCTCTTCGGCATAGGCCCCGGGCACCGCCACCAGCGTGGCAATGATCAGCACCCCCAACCACTTTCGATACATACCGTCCGCATTCATCCCTTCGCCCTCCTGGTTGAGAGACCGTCTAGTCTTGACCGCAGGGCGTCGGAACAAAAAAAAACGCCCTTCCGGCCCATTTGGACCAAAAGGACGCCGTTGTCCTCATGTGAACTTGGAAAAAAATCGTCGTGGAACCACGCTGTTCCACGAACTGACACACACAAAAACGGCCCTCTTGTATCGGATCGCTCTCTTGGTTGTCAATGGGTTTCTTCTTATCTGCACTCCTGTGGTACACTGCGGCAAACCACGAAGTGCCCAGCCGTCCTCATGATGTTTGGGTACCCCCCAGCACACATGCACATTTTTACGTCCATTTTTCCGTGGCAGCTGGTCACGGGCTCTCTCCTCTGCCTAATCACGTTTCACGGTTGTGGACTGCTTTCCTCTTCCCGAACAGGGCTCTACGACGGACCTCGGGGACGCGTCTATCTCGAAACCGTCCCTGAGCGAGGCGCAAGCGGCGGCGTTGGGGTGCGGACTGGCTTGGATGCGTCACATCCCGCTCTCATCGAACCTGATGTGATCGCATCGCTTCTGAGAGGTCTTCAGATCAAAGAAACCTCAAGTTTCGGTGCGTTGTTGGACACGTCCGGAACGCCACGGCCGATCTTTACCAAGGAAGAGGCCGCTTTTTTGGCTCCGCTCCTGAGCTCGGCCTTGGCGAAGGCCTCTCCTTCCCAATTTGTCGTGTTTGAACTCCAGCAGCCACCGACCGGTTATCGCGCAAAGCGGGTTCCTGGAGCCGGAGCCGGCTCGTCCATTCCCAGTCCCGAACAGGTGAGCACAGAGGAAACCTCGGGGGCGCTGTACGTCTTTGGCCGCTCGTTGCACGCCGTGTTGACGAAATTCCGTTACGTGCCCGACCCACCCGACACGATCCGGATGGCCAATCGTCTCCTGCCGGATCCCACCGGTCTGGCCGAGTACAAGGTGTCCTTCTCTCCGGCGGCCGCTCTTCGACCAGATACGTATGCTCGCGAGGCACTGCCGGTTTCAGACGAACTACCCTCGTTTGTCATCGACTATCAAGCACTCCCCAGTTTGGTCGTAACGCCCGCCCCTGCGCCCGGGGCGTCGCAGGCATCCGGGACCACGTCCGCACCTGCGCCGTCGCGGCCGGCAAGCGCAGAGACCCCACCCCAGAATCAAATTCGTGAATTGAAAGATCTTGTTGTCGAGAAGGATCTGGAATTGGAACGATTGCGGAAAGAACTTGAACAGCTGAAACGGCGGCCGCCGACACCGGGGCAGGCCCCTTCGAAAGTACCACCTGGCGGAAAAGTTACTCCCGCGCCGTAGCACCCGCCGCTAGGATGCCGTCCCTGCCCCGCCAGCCTGCCCGTCGATCTCTCCGGCCAGTAAAATGGCCTCAGCAACCTCACGCATCGATTTACGCATCGCCATGCTTTGCCGTTGAATGAGGCGGAACGCCTCCTCCTCCGAGAGTCGCCGTGTCCGCATAATATAGCCCTTCGCGCGCTCCACCACTTTGCGCACCGCGAGTGCCTCCTGCATCTCGAAGGACTTGTCGATCAGCGTCGTGTGCTCGATCGCGATGGCCGCTTGATTGGCGATAGCCTGAAGGATCTTCGTTTCCTCGTTGGTGAACTCATGGGGAACGGAGGTGTAGGTGTTGATGACGCCGACGACCTTTTCTCGGACCAGCATCGGAACGGACAACAGGGAATAGAGTCCTTCGCGCCGTGCCAGATCTGGATACATGAAATCGTGATCTGTTGTGACGTCCGGCACCATGATGGGGCGCCGTTCCTGCACGGCGCGACCACTGATGCTCTGGCCGACCCGCAGGTTTGGCTTGCGCCGATAGGCTTCGCTGAGGCTTTGGGTTGCCACGATTCGCAGTTCGCCCTTGTCGTGATCCAGCACCATGATCGAGCAGATCTTTGAGTTCATGAGTTGCGCAACCATCGCAACGATCAGTTGGAAGACGTCCTCAATCAATCGATTGGAGGTCACCGTTTCGGAAACCTGTGACAACGTCTCGACCTGAAGAGCCTTGCGCCGCATCTCTTCATAGAGTCGGGCATTCTCGATGGCTCCGCCCACCTGATTGGCAATCGTGGTCAGCAGGGCCAGTTCGTCTGTACCGTACCGGCGCGGTCGCTTGTGCTGCACATTGATGACCCCGACCACTTCCTTCTTGGTCAAGATGGGCACGGACACAAACGCCTGATAGCGGTCTTCCGGCAAGTTGTGAAAAAACTTGAAGCGTGGATCGTCACTGGCGCTGCTGGGAATGACAACGCTGGTCCGCTCTCGGGCGACCCACCCTGTGATACCTTCACCCAATCCGATCGTAATTCTGCCAATCAGGCGAGGATGCGGATTTTTCGATGCCCGCAGAACCAACTCATGCTTGTCCGCGGACAAGAGATAGAGCAGGCAAGCGTCGCATTTAGTCACCTCGACCACCACATCCACGATATGGCGGAGGACCGCCGCGAGATCAAGGGTGTTGCTGATGGAGTCGCTGATACGATGTAGCACCTCGACTTCGCGCGTTTTGGTGCGCAAAGCGTGTTGGATTCGCTGCGTCGAATTGGAACTACGTTTCATTGTTTCCCTAATCCCGGGTCCGTGTACGATACCACCGCGCGAACGTTGACCGTCCGATCGGTGCGATCCGCACGGCTCCGATTCGTTCAGGCCATACACCATGAACCTGGCCCTGCACCACCTTTTTGTCGTGCTGCATCGCGTCCCACAGCTGGCGCTCGGTGCATCGCGGCAGACGGCTTGGCAACCCGGCGGCCTCCACCAATGTGAGGATACGTTCCGGCACGTCCAACCGGCAGTAACCGAGCTTGTGCGAGATCCACGCTTCCTGCACCATTCCTATGGCCACCGCCTCACCGTGAATCAACGCGCGATAGTGTCCGAGCGTCTCCAATGCATGCCCGATCGTGTGTCCGTAGTTCAGGATACGGCGACGATCGCCTTCCCGTTCGTCCGATGCCACGACCTCGGCCTTGATCTCACACGAACGCTGAATGATCTTCGCAATCGTGTCTTCATCCATCTTCAGGACGCTGGACATCGTCCGCTCGAGATACACGAAGAATTCCTGGTCGGCAATGACACCATATTTGATAACCTCCGCCACTCCCCCGAGCCGCTGTCGAAGCGGCAATGTCCGAAGGGTAGACGGATCGACCAGTACGGCGCGCGGCTGGTAGAAAGCACCGATAAGATTCTTCCCTTGGGGGTGGTTAATGCCGGTTTTTCCCCCGACACTAGAATCGACCTGGGCCACCACAGTGGTGGGTACCTGGACAAAGGGGATCCCGCGCAGGTAGCTCGCTGCGGCAAATCCCGTCAAGTCACCGACAACCCCACCGCCGAGCGCAACGAGAAACGAACTGCGCTCCAGCCGGGCTTCCACGAAGCGGTCCAACACCCGCCCAAGCCAAACGAGGCTCTTGGCTCGTTCGCCGGCTGGCACCGTCACCAGCTGCGCGCCCAACCCCGCCCGCCGAATGGACCGTACGGCTGTCGGAGCATAGAGTCCCCCCACGGTCCGATCGGTTACAATGCATACGGTTCCCTTGGCGCCGAGACGCCGGAGATGCCCTCCAAGCTCTCCGAGCAAACCGGATTGAATGGTGATGTCATAGCTACGATCGCCAAGGACAACCGGCACCGATATGGAAGCCATTGCCGTCATCAGATGCGAAATCTGGAGCCAGTAATCGGTAGGATCATCGACAGGACGACCGCGCTCCCGGCTCAAGGCCGTCTGGTCTCGTCCCTGTGCAGGGACAGGCAGGAGAGGTCGGATGGGAGAATCGTAGCACAGGCGTGAGGGACTTAAAAGTCCTTGGCGTCGAGCGCTGCATGTCTTGGTTCCCCGAGCTGTCCCCTCACGCCCTGCCGGACGGCTTCGTGAAGCCACGCTCCGGTTCCGCAGACAGACGTAGGCTACCTACCCGCGCACGGCGCATGCAAAGGAGTGGTCCGATCACTGCACCAAGAGATCAAACGCCGTCGCGGTGGGTCGCGGGCCAATTCACCCAGGCCCGTGCTCTCCATACCGCGACAACCTCCTGCAACTGGTATCGTCAGTGATCAGAACGTAGGACCATGTCGAGAATCCATGCAAGATGCGGGGCGAAGGCGAACTGGGTGATGACCGTCGGTACGAAAGGGCAGTCCTTTGCCGCGGGTTTCCCCGCGGCGTGGGACTCGCGTCGTGAACGGACGAAATCGGTCGGTTAGGTTTTCACGATGTTGGGGGTGAGGAAGATCAACAGTTCCTGCCTGGCAATGTCTTCGATTTTGTTTTTGAACAGCCAGCCGAGGACAGGAATGCGCGAGAGATAGGGCACACCATTGACGTTGTTCTGTTGGGAATCCACGTAGACCCCACCGATCACCATCGTTTCCCCATCGCGCACCAACACCTGGGTATTGGCCTCTCGTTTATCGATGCTGGGACCAGCAGGATTGCTTCTGGCCCCGACCGCGTTCCGGGTAGCCCTTACCTTCATCATGATGTTCTTGGCCACCTCGTTCGGATCGCGGGAAGTGATTTGTGGCGTCACTTGGAGCTCGAGGTTGGCATCGACAAACGTCGTCTGGGTTCCTTGCAATGATACGGTTTGGAACGGAATCGATTCACCTTGAGAGATCTTGGCATCCCGCTTGTCGAGCGTCGTGATTTTCGGCGAAGCGATGACCTTGGTCAATCCCAAAGCTTCTCCAGCGGACAGTCTCAGATCCAATAAGGCCCCGTCGGTCTTGCCAAACTGGAATCCGAGGGCCGGAGGCGGCGTCAGCCCAGCGACCGACGCAGGCAAGTTGACCAGAAAATTGCTTTCGGGAGCGCCAAACGGACCGGTGGTCCCGGCACGGAAATTGGCAACCCCGTTCGAGTTCCCCAATTGATTGACGTTACTGAAGCCCCACTGAATGCCGAGCGACCGAGTATAGTTCGTATTGGCCTGCACGACGCGGGCTTCGATCTCCACCTGAGGCACCATAATGTCCAACCCATCGATCATCTGTTTGATGACACCGATCTTTGATTCGACGTCGCGGACGATAATGGCATTGCTTCCAACGTTGGATTGCATCATGCCGCGCGACGTGATGTATTGCCTCAACGACTGCTGCACTTCTTGCGCCTGGACATTCCGCAGATAGAAGATCCGGGTCACCAATTCTTCCGCCGCAGTCTTCGAATTCCTTGCGTTCGCCTCTTCCTGCTGTTGTTTGGCAATGTTGGAAAGCGTGTCGACCCAGACGATATTCCCTTGCTTGATCATTCCGAGACCATTCATCTTCAGCAACATGTCCAAGGCTTGGTCCCATGGTACGTTGACGATTTTCATCGTGACCTTGGCCTTGACGCCCTCTCCCACGACAATGTTGAACCCGCTGACCTCCGCGATGAGCCGCAGGACATTGGTGATTTCGGCTGACTGGAAGTCCAGCGACATTCGACGGCCGACGTAGCGCGGCTGATCCACCACCGCTTCGTCTCTGGAGCGGGAGTCATCGATGTTGGCCATCTGCGTACGTTGCGGCTTGACCGCCAACCCGTAAGGGCGTGTACCGAGGAGCTGAGCCGGGGCGGCATGCGACACCCGAGTGACCAAGGTCGCAGACGACCGACTCTGTGGCCCCGATGGGGACGGCATCGCCTCAGTAACCGCGTCGGGCTGGTCTCTCGATATGCGAACGGTCAGTCCCGATGGCGCGGGCTCCACCACATAGTGGCTGGGGCCGGACAAATCCAACACGAGACGCAACTTGTCCGCATGGCGGCCCAAACGAATGCGCTCCACCACGGCGCTCGCTTCCGCCTGAACGGGGGAAGTCAGCGGCGTGGACACACCCGGAAGATCGACCACCAGCCGGTTCCCACTGGCCATGTGGGCGTCGAACTCCAATTGCCCATCGGCCGATACCATGACCGCCGTCTCTTCCGCCAGGGGATGCATACGGATGCCGGTGATGGTGGAAGCCGTTGCCGCCGCCCCGCGGGCCGCCGGGAAATCCACTTGCAGCCCTCGCTCGGTCCTCGTGATCTCCGGCACCACATAGTCGGTCAGTTGGAACACAACCCTCGAGCCATGACCGGCGGAAGCGATCTGATCGCGAATGACTCGTCGCACCGGAGGTTGATCTACCCTGAGTTCTCCGCTGGCACCAGTCTCAGTCCCGTTCAATGACACGGCCACCATGGGCGGGATACGACTGTCCTCGACCTGGTACATGTTCGAGGACTGAATACCGTCTATCGTCACCCGGACTCGATCGTGGAGCCGCTCCACGCTGATTCCTTGGAGCACCGCGGGCACGCTCATCCGGGAGTCGCTCTCGCGGACCGACTCCGCAAGCGCGCTGGCTGCGGTACCGAGCGTCAATGCCACTGCCACGGTGAGGATGGTATGCCGTTTCATTCTGAACCCTCTTTTTGATGGAGTAGTCTCACGAACTCACGTTCCTGTTTTTTCCCATAGATATCCGTGAAGCGCTCCACCACGATGAGTCCCCGTTCCGTGATGGAAGTCACGATCCCATTATTCGGCCCCATGCGTGTTCCGCGACGTATCGCATACCCCTTGCCATCGGGCGTTTGAACCATGGCGGTGTACCCAGCCCCCCCCCACACCACGCCGACCAAATTGATCTCCGTTAGCCCAATGCGCTGCAAGGGAGGTAGGTTCGCGTCGTCTTCCTTCTTTTGCTGCAACAGCTGGATGATCGCCACGAATGGATCCCGGCGACCGGATGGATCATACGTCGCCGACTCCACGGGATCCGCCGGCGCCAGTTCTCCCGTCGCCGGTGCCAGGCCGGGCAGCGGATCCGAAGGCGGCAATGAGGGCCGCTCTTGTTGGATGTCCCCGATAGGCTTAAGCGGAATCGACGCCGGGGCGGGCGGAGTAAGCTGCCCGGTTGACTTGGCCTCGGAAACCGGTTGCGCGTACCCTGGCAGCACCTCTGTGCACAGCACCGCAGCACACGACACGACAGCTGCGCCGACCAGCGCCCCCCGGAATCTCGTGGATGAGAACAGTCGCATCACTTCGCTCCTGCCGGGGTCGCAGGCACCGGCGGTTTCGGCGCCGTAGCTCCGCCCGGAGCAGCCGCCATCCTGGCTGTCTCCGCGGAGGCAGGCTTTTCCTCCGGCGCGGCGTAGGCGACCAGATCGAAAACGGTTTTGGTGACGACCCGGCCCTGCGATACGTTCGGATCGGCCATCTTGAGATCTGACACGTTGATGATCCTGGGCATGTGATTCACACGATCAAAAAACAAGGCAGCCGTGTGATATCCGCCCGTCACTTCGACATTGACCGGCATCTTCACGAACAGCTTGGAGGGATCCTCCGACGGCGGTCCTGGCTTCCACAGCTTGATATCCAATCCCAGGCGGATTCCCAGGTCCGAAAGCTGCTTGAGCAACATGACCGCCTCTTCCGCCGGCGGCAGCTTCTCCTTCTTTTTAGCCAGTTCGATTTCCAGTTGCTTGCTCGCCGCGATCAACTCATCCAGGTGTTTGACCTTGATCGTCAGCGTTTGGATCTCGGAATCCAGCTGGCCAATCTGGCTCGTCAGTTGCGCGATCTGTGCTTCCTCCGGCTCGACAAAATAGTAGTACGTCACGCCGACGAACACGGCGATCACCAACGCCACGAGCGCCAGCTTCTGGACCAGCGGGATGCTCTGCAGGGAACTCACGCTGATTTTGGGCATTTGCATGGTCAAACCTTCAGAGCGAATCTAAGTTTGAACGAGTACAGGTCGATCTTATTTTCCGTCGATGCCCGCGATTCGACGAGCTGAATATTGTTGAATGAATCGGTTCGTCGCAGATTGTTGACGAATTCCACGATGTCGTCGTTGGTCAACGCGCGTCCCTCGACCTCGACCGTCCCGTTCGTCAGACTCAGTCTGAGCAACCACAGCTTGAGCGGTTCAATGCTGCGACTCACCTGGTCCAGCACTTTCACCGGTCCAGACCGCGCTGCTTCCAACTGGTCGATGATTCGATTTTTGTCCTCCAGCACCTTCTTTTTTTGCTCAAAATCCTGAACCTGCTTCACCTGTTCCTTGAGAACAGCAACTTGCTTGTCCTTGTCTCGCTTTTCCTGTTCTTTCAACTCTCGCTCGGCCTGAACGCTGCTCACATACATCCAGCACCCGAACAACGTGAGGAGCAACACCGTCCCGAACATCAAGCCTTCGACCCTGGCGTCGAGCTGTCCGGTTTGGGCTTTTTTGACGCGCGGTCCCGCGATCAGGTTTATGCGAATCATCAGTCCCCCATTGCGCGAAGCGCCAATCCGACGCCCACTGCGGCCGCCGTTTCGACCTGGGTCAACTGTGCTGCGTCGACTTCGGAACCGGAACAATCGATTTCTCCGAACGCATTGACCAGTTCCACGGTGATTTGCATCCGCTCCTGAAGGTGGTCAACCAGACCGTGGACCTTAGCGCCCCCTCCACACAGCAACAGCCGCTCCACATCGCCCTCGCCCGTCGTACTCTTGTAGTAATCGACCGTTCTGGCAATTTCCGAGGCTACCTCGGCATTGACGCCATCGAGGACCATGCTGACGGAGTCCTCCGTCCCGGCACGCTTGCGCGCGCCCGTCTTCAGATCCTCGGCTTCCTCGAACGACAAACCTAATTCGCGCTGAATCGCTTCCGTGTATTTGTTGCCGCCCAATGGGATGTCACGTGTGAACAGAGAGGCGCCGTTTCGAATGATGTTGATGTTCATCACGCTCGCACCGACGTTTACGATCGTGGTCACTTCCCCCTTCGAGGCCGGATAGTTCAAGTCATGCATGTTCTGAATGGCAAAGGCATCCACGTCCATCACGACCGGGACCAAACCGGCGGTTTTCACAAGCTCGCAGAGTTCGTTGACCTTGTCCTTCTTGGCGGCCACCAGGAGAACGGACATTTGTCCATCTCCTTCATCACCCTCGTCTCCCGGATGCAGAACGTGAAAGTCGAGGTTGACTTCGTTGATGTCGAACGGGATGTATTGCTCAGCCGCAAGTTTGACCTGTCCTTCCAGCTCCTCGTCCGGCATGGGCGGGAGACTGATCTTTTTCACGATCACCGCATGGCCGGAAATCGAGATCGCCACATTCTTGCTCTTAATGCCCTGTTCTTCCAGGAGTTCCTTGATAGCCGCCACGACCCGTCCTTCGTCCATGACCGTCCCATCGACGATCACTTCGGGCTCGAGGGGCTTGATCCCGCACTTCTGCAAAACGTAGCGGCCTTTGACTTCCTTCAATTGCACGACCTTGATGGCGCTCGACCCAATGTCCAATCCAATCAGCAACCGCTTGGGTGCGAGCAGGGAGGAGAAGTCTGTGGATAACACGTTGCGTAAC
Above is a genomic segment from Nitrospira sp. containing:
- a CDS encoding branched-chain amino acid ABC transporter permease, producing the protein MRQPTRAVVRVLAGIALAWLWLAWPAGSWAETGGGVTPVAGLEHTIARLTAEDPAEQEAATAELVESSDPNLLSQLEALREEADRSTRRALKPVLDLLKNRAKLGDDDPEVRRAAATDLGSVGSPLAVPWLESQLVSESHRWVRYALRESLALIRLAHGTTQQQVEAVRTLGDLASPNGLPRLKELVEEANADESETTGAGSGQPSPDVLATAHQAIEQTERWGVWAGVFETLFHGLSLSSILLMMALGLAIVFGLMGVINMAHGELMMIGAYATFVTQELFKAYLPTEVFDWYFWAALPCSFLAAALVGLLLEMSVIRFLYGRPLETMLATWGVSLILIQSARVMFGDLTAVTAPAWFSGGVQVMVGVFVPYNRLFLIVLSAVSVMAIYALLFRTRVGLRVRAVMQNRNMSACLGIPTRQVDAYTFAFGSGLAGLAGWGLTLIGNVEPGLGQNYIVDSFMVVVTGGVGKLAGTIAAALGIGGLNKVFEPSMGAVYAKVTILLLVVLFLQRRPSGLFAIKGRHAES
- a CDS encoding urea ABC transporter substrate-binding protein, producing the protein MKPINETTTDTQKPLADEAGPENLSRRELLSKGGRTAAGIGVAALLGNLGHWALSYAAGKEPIKIGILHSLSGTMAISEVSLRDVVMMAVEEINAKGGVMGRPIEPVVVDPASNWDLFAEKAKGLLLQDKVAVVFGCWTSVSRKSVLPVFEKNNGLLFYPVQYEGEECSHNVFYTGAAVNQQAVPAVEYLMSKEGGEYKKFYLLGTDYVYPRTTNKILRAMLLAKKVAAANIMEEYTPFHHQDYQTIVGKIKKFSAGGGACVISTINGDSNVPFYKEFANQGLRSEDAPIMAFSVAEDELRGMDTTPLVGHLAAWNYFQSVDTPQNKKFVSNFKAYCEKNKLPDGGNRVTDDPIEAAYFGVHVWKQAVEKAGSTAVDKVRKAVYGSKFLAPGGEIMMDSANHHTHKPVLIGEIRKDGQFKTIWRSKGLVKPEPWSEYTNPDKGCDWVAHQGTYKKK
- the aroB gene encoding 3-dehydroquinate synthase, with protein sequence MASISVPVVLGDRSYDITIQSGLLGELGGHLRRLGAKGTVCIVTDRTVGGLYAPTAVRSIRRAGLGAQLVTVPAGERAKSLVWLGRVLDRFVEARLERSSFLVALGGGVVGDLTGFAAASYLRGIPFVQVPTTVVAQVDSSVGGKTGINHPQGKNLIGAFYQPRAVLVDPSTLRTLPLRQRLGGVAEVIKYGVIADQEFFVYLERTMSSVLKMDEDTIAKIIQRSCEIKAEVVASDEREGDRRRILNYGHTIGHALETLGHYRALIHGEAVAIGMVQEAWISHKLGYCRLDVPERILTLVEAAGLPSRLPRCTERQLWDAMQHDKKVVQGQVHGVWPERIGAVRIAPIGRSTFARWYRTRTRD
- the pilO gene encoding pilus assembly protein PilO codes for the protein MQMPKISVSSLQSIPLVQKLALVALVIAVFVGVTYYYFVEPEEAQIAQLTSQIGQLDSEIQTLTIKVKHLDELIAASKQLEIELAKKKEKLPPAEEAVMLLKQLSDLGIRLGLDIKLWKPGPPSEDPSKLFVKMPVNVEVTGGYHTAALFFDRVNHMPRIINVSDLKMADPNVSQGRVVTKTVFDLVAYAAPEEKPASAETARMAAAPGGATAPKPPVPATPAGAK
- a CDS encoding fimbrial type-4 assembly membrane protein, giving the protein MIRINLIAGPRVKKAQTGQLDARVEGLMFGTVLLLTLFGCWMYVSSVQAERELKEQEKRDKDKQVAVLKEQVKQVQDFEQKKKVLEDKNRIIDQLEAARSGPVKVLDQVSRSIEPLKLWLLRLSLTNGTVEVEGRALTNDDIVEFVNNLRRTDSFNNIQLVESRASTENKIDLYSFKLRFALKV
- the pilM gene encoding pilus assembly protein PilM, which encodes MLAQLRNVLSTDFSSLLAPKRLLIGLDIGSSAIKVVQLKEVKGRYVLQKCGIKPLEPEVIVDGTVMDEGRVVAAIKELLEEQGIKSKNVAISISGHAVIVKKISLPPMPDEELEGQVKLAAEQYIPFDINEVNLDFHVLHPGDEGDEGDGQMSVLLVAAKKDKVNELCELVKTAGLVPVVMDVDAFAIQNMHDLNYPASKGEVTTIVNVGASVMNINIIRNGASLFTRDIPLGGNKYTEAIQRELGLSFEEAEDLKTGARKRAGTEDSVSMVLDGVNAEVASEIARTVDYYKSTTGEGDVERLLLCGGGAKVHGLVDHLQERMQITVELVNAFGEIDCSGSEVDAAQLTQVETAAAVGVGLALRAMGD